In Ascaphus truei isolate aAscTru1 chromosome 7, aAscTru1.hap1, whole genome shotgun sequence, one genomic interval encodes:
- the LOC142499404 gene encoding uncharacterized protein LOC142499404 yields MTHACTECKETSSSNVCKHQKLHAGEKPGFEESFTCSSDRNNLQGIHTKREKPYSCQEHEKSFTRGSHINHQKIHTEKKLYTCDECGKSFVRISHLNIHKRFHNGEKPYACIECGKTFYTISALNTHQRVHNGEKPYACTECGKSFNTSSYLKIHQKIHSGDKPHVCSECGKSFHTSSYLKIHQRLHNGEKPYSCGECGKSFSTSSALTSHQRVHTGEKPYSCNDCGKSFTCSSSLIRHKMIHTRKPECSNLSIQGIHTEKKMYPCKECGKSFICSSALISHQISHTGEKPFACTECGKRFSTSSYLSQHKKFHTGVKPYKCGICGKSFFGHSNFVDHHRTHTGERPYVCNECGKRFVRSSALNTHQKTHTGEKPYACTGCGKRFTLNSTLIKHQLIHRREKSEHGKIFPHSST; encoded by the coding sequence ATGACTCATGCATGCACTGAGTGCAAGGAAACCTCTAGCTCCAATGTTTGTAAACACCAAAAACTCCATGCAGGAGAGAAGCCTGGATTTGAAGAGAGTTTCACTTGCAGTTCAGATCGCAATAATCTCCAGGGAATTCATACTAAAAGGGAGAAGCCATATTCATGTCAAGAACATGAAAAAAGCTTTACTCGTGGTTCTCATATTAATCACCAGAAAATTCACACTGAAAAGAAACTATATACATGCgatgaatgtgggaaaagctttgtAAGAATCTCACATCTTAACATTCACAAAAGATTCCACAATGGAGAGAAACCATATGCATGCATTGAATGTGGGAAAACCTTTTATACTATTTCTGCTCTTAACACTCACCAGAGAGTCCACAATGGAGAGAAACCCTATGCATgcactgaatgtgggaaaagctttaatACTAGCTCATACCTTAAGATTCATCAGAAAATCCACAGTGGCGATAAGCCACATGTATGTAGTGAATGTGGTAAAAGCTTTCATACCAGTTCATATCTTAAGATCCACCAGAGACTTCACAATGGAGAGAAACCCTATTCATGCggtgaatgtgggaaaagcttcagtaccAGCTCAGCGCTTACCAGTCATCAGAGAGTTCACACTGGGGAGAAACCCTATTCATGCAATGATTGTGGAAAAAGCTTTACTTGCAGTTCAAGTCTTATTAGACACAAAATGATTCATACAAGGAAGCCGGAATGTTCAAATCTAAGCATCCAGGGTATCCACACTGAAAAGAAGATGTATCCATGCAAGGAATGTGGAAAGAGCTTTATTTGCAGTTCAGCTCTTATTAGTCACCAAATaagtcacacaggagagaagccatttGCATGCACTGAATGTGGGAAACGATTTTCTACCAGTTCATATCTTAGTCAACATAAGAAATTCCACACAGGCGTAAAGCCGTATAAGTGTGGAATATGCGGAAAAAGCTTTTTTGGACACTCAAACTTTGTAGATCACCACAGAACCCACACAGGAGAGAGGCCATATGTATGTAATGAATGTGGGAAACGATTTGTTCGCAGTTCAGCTCTTAATACTCACCAAAAAACTCACACAGGAGAAAAGCCTTATGCATGTACTGGATGTGGCAAAAGATTTACTTTGAATTCTACGCTTATTAAGCATCAATTGATACACAGAAGAGAGAAGTCTGAACATGGGAAAATCTTTCCTCACAGCTCTACTTAG